From a single Nocardioides panacis genomic region:
- a CDS encoding oxidoreductase, translated as MSAYAWSPADIPSLVGTTAVVTGANSGIGWHTAAELARHGADVTLAVRNLDKGEAAAATMREGATGAVRVARLDLASLASVQEFAEAWDGPLGLLVNNAGLMAPPRYQATEDGFELQFGTNHLGHFALTGRLLPALLAAPEPRVVTVSSIAHHQGRTDVVEGNPPERYNPAAGYGNSKLANLLFALELQRRASLAGAALTSTAAHPGVASTRLVTSEQGLGALPGVKLLAPLFLKIAFQSPKAGALPTLYAATAATPGSYTGPQTLRESRGRPGPARLGRLASDESLAGKLWTVSEDLTGVRYEWETSAT; from the coding sequence ATGTCTGCCTACGCGTGGAGCCCCGCCGACATCCCGTCGCTGGTCGGCACGACGGCCGTGGTCACCGGTGCCAACTCGGGCATCGGCTGGCACACGGCCGCCGAGCTGGCCCGGCACGGCGCCGACGTGACGCTCGCGGTCCGCAACCTCGACAAGGGTGAGGCGGCCGCGGCCACGATGCGGGAGGGCGCCACCGGCGCCGTACGCGTGGCCCGGCTGGACCTGGCGTCCCTGGCCTCGGTGCAGGAGTTCGCCGAGGCCTGGGACGGCCCGCTCGGGCTGCTGGTGAACAACGCCGGGCTGATGGCGCCGCCGCGCTACCAGGCGACCGAGGACGGGTTCGAGCTGCAGTTCGGCACGAACCACCTCGGTCACTTCGCGCTGACCGGGCGGCTGCTGCCGGCGCTGCTGGCCGCCCCGGAGCCCCGGGTGGTGACGGTCTCCTCGATCGCGCACCACCAGGGCCGCACCGACGTGGTCGAGGGCAACCCGCCCGAGCGCTACAACCCGGCCGCGGGCTACGGCAACTCCAAGCTGGCCAACCTGCTCTTCGCGCTGGAGCTGCAGCGGCGGGCGTCGCTGGCCGGGGCCGCGCTGACCTCGACGGCGGCGCACCCCGGGGTCGCCTCCACCCGGCTGGTCACCAGCGAGCAGGGGCTCGGCGCCCTCCCGGGCGTCAAGCTGCTCGCGCCGCTGTTCCTCAAGATCGCGTTCCAGTCCCCGAAGGCGGGCGCGCTGCCGACGCTGTACGCCGCCACGGCCGCCACTCCGGGCTCCTACACCGGCCCGCAGACGCTCCGCGAGTCGCGCGGGCGACCCGGCCCGGCCCGGCTGGGCCGGCTCGCCTCCGACGAGTCGCTGGCCGGCAAGCTCTGGACGGTCAGCGAGGACCTCACCGGCGTGCGTTACGAGTGGGAAACCTCCGCGACCTGA
- a CDS encoding benzoate-CoA ligase family protein: MGFNAAEYLVSRHVTSGSGDRTAVIASETLTYADLDERTAVAAAGLRGLGLRRDDRVMLVMSDEVPMLTGILGAFRAGLVAVPVSTMFTGAELGKIMADSGARVVLATPEFAGAVGEAVAAAPDVEHAVLAGEGRLVLPDRVAGHSWAELTALGRDGDGSIAPTVDDSWALWLYTSGTTGLPKAAMHRHANIRHVCETYGAQVLAITPDDTTFSVAKMFFAYGIGNTVFFPLSVGASTVLEPRRPSPDVVRERLEGARPTLFFGVPTFYAALTASDVPAEAFSSVRMCASAGEPLPAPLQRRFTDRFGVEILDGIGSTEALHIFLSNRPGDIRPGTTGRPVPGYDVEVRDAAGRLVPDDEPGALHVRGESIALGYWHRTDASRQVFQGEWLVTGDTYVRNAEGYYTCLGRNSDMLKAGGIWVSPGEVESRLLEHPEVREAAVVGVPDADGLDKPIAVVVVAPGTDLHEADLVAWCRDGLAHFKAPRKVVFVSDLPKTATGKLQRFKVRDLVGGDPAAEPAPAQTDELEVAP, translated from the coding sequence ATGGGGTTCAACGCGGCGGAGTACCTCGTCTCCCGGCACGTCACCAGCGGGTCCGGCGACCGCACGGCGGTGATCGCGTCGGAGACGCTGACCTACGCCGACCTGGACGAGCGCACCGCGGTCGCCGCCGCCGGCCTGCGCGGGCTCGGCCTGCGCCGCGACGACCGGGTGATGCTGGTGATGAGCGACGAGGTCCCGATGCTCACCGGGATCCTGGGCGCGTTCCGGGCCGGGCTGGTCGCGGTGCCGGTCTCCACGATGTTCACCGGCGCGGAGCTCGGCAAGATCATGGCCGACTCCGGCGCGCGGGTCGTGCTGGCCACCCCGGAGTTCGCCGGCGCCGTCGGCGAGGCGGTCGCCGCCGCGCCGGACGTGGAGCACGCCGTGCTGGCGGGGGAGGGACGCCTGGTGCTGCCGGACCGGGTCGCCGGGCACTCGTGGGCCGAGCTGACGGCGCTCGGGCGCGACGGCGACGGCAGCATCGCCCCGACCGTCGACGACTCGTGGGCGCTGTGGCTCTACACCTCCGGCACGACCGGGCTGCCCAAGGCGGCGATGCACCGGCACGCCAACATCCGGCACGTCTGCGAGACGTACGGCGCCCAGGTGCTGGCCATCACCCCCGACGACACCACGTTCTCGGTCGCCAAGATGTTCTTCGCCTACGGCATCGGCAACACGGTGTTCTTCCCGCTCTCGGTGGGCGCCTCGACCGTCCTGGAGCCCCGTCGGCCGAGCCCGGACGTCGTACGCGAGCGGCTGGAGGGCGCCCGGCCGACGCTGTTCTTCGGGGTGCCCACGTTCTACGCCGCGCTGACCGCCAGCGACGTGCCGGCCGAGGCGTTCTCGTCGGTGCGGATGTGCGCCTCGGCGGGGGAGCCGCTGCCGGCCCCGCTGCAGCGCCGCTTCACCGACCGGTTCGGGGTGGAGATCCTCGACGGCATCGGCTCGACGGAGGCGCTGCACATCTTCTTGTCCAACCGGCCTGGAGACATCCGTCCGGGCACGACCGGCCGGCCCGTCCCGGGCTACGACGTCGAGGTCCGCGACGCCGCGGGCCGGCTGGTCCCCGACGACGAACCCGGGGCGCTGCACGTGCGCGGCGAGTCCATCGCGCTCGGCTACTGGCACCGCACGGACGCCTCCCGTCAGGTGTTCCAGGGCGAGTGGCTGGTCACCGGCGACACCTACGTCCGCAACGCGGAGGGCTACTACACCTGCCTGGGCCGCAACAGCGACATGCTCAAGGCCGGCGGCATCTGGGTCTCGCCCGGCGAGGTGGAGAGCCGGCTGCTGGAGCACCCGGAGGTGCGCGAGGCGGCGGTGGTCGGGGTGCCCGACGCCGACGGCCTCGACAAGCCGATCGCGGTCGTGGTGGTGGCACCCGGGACCGACCTGCACGAGGCCGACCTGGTCGCCTGGTGCCGCGACGGGCTGGCGCACTTCAAGGCGCCCCGCAAGGTGGTGTTCGTCAGCGACCTGCCGAAGACCGCCACCGGCAAGCTCCAGCGCTTCAAGGTCCGCGACCTCGTCGGCGGCGACCCCGCCGCCGAGCCGGCGCCGGCGCAGACCGACGAGCTCGAGGTGGCCCCGTGA
- the fdxA gene encoding ferredoxin — protein sequence MPYVIASACIDVNDKSCVEECPVDCIYEGDRKSYINPKECIDCGACEPVCPVEAISQDRRVAEGDEAFVEDNRAFFTEVLPGRDEPLGAPGGARKVGELGADTPLVQAWS from the coding sequence GTGCCCTACGTCATCGCCAGCGCCTGCATCGACGTGAACGACAAGTCCTGCGTCGAGGAGTGCCCGGTCGACTGCATCTACGAGGGGGACCGCAAGAGCTACATCAACCCCAAGGAGTGCATCGACTGCGGCGCCTGCGAGCCGGTCTGCCCGGTCGAGGCGATCAGCCAGGACCGCCGGGTCGCCGAGGGCGACGAGGCGTTCGTCGAGGACAACCGGGCGTTCTTCACCGAGGTGCTGCCCGGCCGCGACGAGCCGCTCGGCGCGCCGGGCGGCGCCCGCAAGGTCGGCGAGCTCGGCGCCGACACCCCGCTGGTGCAGGCCTGGTCATGA
- a CDS encoding sigma 54-interacting transcriptional regulator: protein MSQPTTLGALRDTSYRSRSVKTEIRENLLDRLRSGETAFPGIVGFDDTVLPQLESALLAGHDLVLLGERGQGKTRLMRTISRLLDEWTPVVAGCEINDDPMAPVCSRCRRLAAEVGDDLPVAWKHRDERYVEKLATPDTSVGDLVGDVDPVKVAEGRTLGDPETVHYGLLPRTNRGVFGINELPDLAERIQVAMFNVLEERDIQVRGYSLRLPIDVLLVASANPEDYTNRGRIITPLKDRFGAELRTHYPREVEEEVALIAQEAKLVSDVPEHLLEVVARLTRGLRESPAVDHRSGVSARFAIAAAEGVAASALRRGARSGEGLAVARVCDVPTVVPTLLGKIEFEMGEEGREGEVVQHLLRVAVAETFRARLVGLDVSGFTGLFAEGGTVETGELVPAGDLLEQVGTVPGLSKVLDRLGHGDDASPGEVAAAIEFVLEGLHLTRRIDKESVAGRSVYGV from the coding sequence ATGAGCCAACCCACGACGTTGGGTGCCCTTCGTGACACCTCCTACCGCTCCCGGTCGGTGAAGACCGAGATCCGCGAGAACCTCCTCGACCGGCTGCGCAGCGGCGAGACCGCGTTCCCCGGCATCGTCGGCTTCGACGACACGGTGCTGCCGCAGCTCGAGAGCGCCCTGCTGGCCGGCCACGACCTGGTCCTGCTCGGCGAGCGCGGCCAGGGCAAGACCCGGCTGATGCGCACGATCAGCCGGCTCCTCGACGAGTGGACCCCGGTCGTCGCGGGCTGCGAGATCAACGACGACCCGATGGCGCCGGTCTGCTCCCGCTGCCGGCGCCTCGCCGCCGAGGTGGGCGACGACCTGCCGGTCGCGTGGAAGCACCGCGACGAGCGGTACGTCGAGAAGCTCGCCACCCCGGACACGTCGGTCGGCGACCTGGTCGGCGACGTGGACCCGGTCAAGGTGGCCGAGGGCCGCACGCTCGGGGACCCCGAGACCGTGCACTACGGCCTGCTGCCCCGCACGAACCGGGGCGTCTTCGGCATCAACGAGCTCCCCGACCTCGCCGAGCGCATCCAGGTCGCGATGTTCAACGTGCTCGAGGAGCGCGACATCCAGGTCCGCGGGTACTCCCTGCGGCTGCCGATCGACGTGCTCCTGGTGGCGTCGGCGAACCCCGAGGACTACACCAACCGCGGGCGGATCATCACCCCGCTCAAGGACCGCTTCGGCGCCGAGCTGCGCACGCACTACCCCCGCGAGGTCGAGGAGGAGGTCGCGCTGATCGCCCAGGAGGCGAAGCTCGTCTCCGACGTCCCCGAGCACCTGCTCGAGGTCGTCGCCCGGCTCACCCGCGGGCTGCGCGAGTCGCCGGCGGTCGACCACCGATCCGGGGTCAGCGCCCGGTTCGCGATCGCCGCGGCCGAGGGGGTCGCCGCCTCCGCGCTGCGCCGCGGCGCCCGGTCCGGCGAGGGCCTCGCGGTGGCGCGCGTGTGCGACGTGCCCACCGTGGTGCCCACGCTGCTGGGCAAGATCGAGTTCGAGATGGGCGAGGAGGGCCGCGAGGGCGAGGTCGTCCAGCACCTGCTGCGGGTGGCCGTCGCCGAGACGTTCCGGGCCCGGCTGGTCGGCCTCGACGTATCGGGCTTCACCGGGCTGTTCGCCGAGGGCGGCACCGTCGAGACCGGCGAGCTGGTGCCGGCCGGCGACCTCCTGGAGCAGGTCGGCACGGTGCCCGGCCTGTCCAAGGTGCTCGACCGGCTCGGGCACGGCGACGACGCGTCGCCCGGCGAGGTGGCCGCGGCGATCGAGTTCGTGCTGGAGGGCCTGCACCTGACCCGGCGGATCGACAAGGAGTCCGTGGCCGGGCGCTCGGTCTACGGGGTCTGA
- a CDS encoding DUF6158 family protein, translating into MTEVPTGRPAAELTDEELETQGKQLHDSRNWVFLHGSAAQFDTHTRRMLELEQEYLHRFPKRTWQGVEGEPPVVAADDPVVALLQAVADAPGGRMHKLEVHQIARSVGLERAQLARLYTAEPQLLATDKQDRVVTDAGRARLGR; encoded by the coding sequence ATGACTGAGGTGCCCACCGGCCGGCCGGCCGCCGAGCTCACCGACGAGGAGCTCGAGACCCAGGGCAAGCAGCTGCACGACAGCCGCAACTGGGTGTTCCTGCACGGCAGCGCCGCGCAGTTCGACACCCACACCCGGCGGATGCTCGAGCTGGAGCAGGAGTACCTCCACCGCTTCCCCAAGCGCACCTGGCAGGGCGTCGAGGGCGAGCCGCCTGTCGTCGCCGCCGACGACCCGGTGGTCGCGCTGCTGCAGGCCGTGGCCGACGCCCCCGGCGGCCGGATGCACAAGCTCGAGGTGCACCAGATCGCCCGGTCGGTCGGGCTCGAGCGCGCCCAGCTGGCCCGGCTCTACACCGCCGAGCCGCAGCTGCTCGCCACCGACAAGCAGGACCGGGTGGTCACCGACGCCGGTCGCGCCCGGCTCGGCCGGTAG
- a CDS encoding NADP-dependent succinic semialdehyde dehydrogenase: MAIATTDPRTGQVLTTFDELTDDQLEDRLARAAAAADSYRLTTHEQRAGWLRSAADILDKRTEEVAELMTLEMGKTKKASVAEIGKCAAVLRYYADNAAGFLADEEVDAASVNASKAYAHYLPIGVVLAIMPWNFPLWQAMRFAAPALAAGNVGLLKHASNVPQTALFMEELFRDAGFPDDAFQTLLIGSGKVDAVLRDDRVAAATLTGSEAAGVAVARTAGEVLKKVVLELGGSDPFVVMPSADLAAAAKVATTSRCQNNGQSCISAKRFIVHTDVYDEFVELFAKEMAALVVGDPMEDGTDVGPLANEQGREDVEALVKDAVDKGATVLVGGERPDRDGWWFPPTLVADVTEEMDMYLEEVFGPVAQVHRATDIEDAVRIANVTRFGLGSNAWTNDPEEQAVFVRDLAAGQTFINGMVASFPALPFGGVKASGHGRELAAHGIREFTNIKTVWVGK; this comes from the coding sequence ATGGCCATTGCGACGACTGACCCCAGGACCGGACAGGTCCTCACCACCTTCGACGAGCTCACCGACGACCAGCTCGAGGACCGGCTGGCGCGCGCCGCTGCGGCCGCCGACTCCTACCGGCTGACCACCCACGAGCAGCGTGCCGGGTGGCTGCGGAGCGCCGCCGACATCCTCGACAAGCGCACCGAGGAGGTCGCCGAGCTGATGACGCTCGAGATGGGCAAGACCAAGAAGGCGTCGGTCGCCGAGATCGGCAAGTGCGCGGCGGTGCTGCGCTACTACGCCGACAACGCGGCCGGCTTCCTGGCCGACGAGGAGGTCGACGCGGCGAGCGTGAACGCCTCCAAGGCCTACGCCCACTACCTGCCGATCGGGGTGGTGCTGGCGATCATGCCGTGGAACTTCCCGCTCTGGCAGGCGATGCGGTTCGCGGCCCCGGCGCTGGCCGCCGGCAACGTCGGGCTGCTCAAGCACGCCAGCAACGTGCCGCAGACCGCGCTGTTCATGGAGGAGCTGTTCCGCGACGCGGGCTTCCCCGACGACGCGTTCCAGACCCTGCTGATCGGCAGCGGCAAGGTCGACGCCGTGCTCCGCGACGACCGGGTCGCCGCCGCGACGCTGACCGGCAGCGAGGCCGCCGGGGTCGCCGTCGCGCGGACCGCCGGCGAGGTGCTCAAGAAGGTCGTCCTCGAGCTCGGCGGGTCCGACCCGTTCGTGGTGATGCCGTCGGCCGACCTGGCCGCCGCGGCGAAGGTCGCCACCACCTCGCGCTGCCAGAACAACGGCCAGTCCTGCATCTCGGCCAAGCGGTTCATCGTGCACACCGACGTGTACGACGAGTTCGTGGAGCTGTTCGCCAAGGAGATGGCCGCGCTCGTCGTCGGCGACCCGATGGAGGACGGCACCGACGTGGGGCCGCTGGCCAACGAGCAGGGCCGCGAGGACGTCGAGGCGCTGGTCAAGGACGCCGTCGACAAGGGCGCGACCGTGCTGGTCGGCGGCGAGCGCCCGGACCGGGACGGCTGGTGGTTCCCGCCCACGCTGGTCGCCGACGTCACCGAGGAGATGGACATGTACCTCGAGGAGGTCTTCGGCCCGGTCGCCCAGGTGCACCGCGCCACCGACATCGAGGACGCGGTCCGGATCGCCAACGTGACCCGCTTCGGGCTCGGCTCCAACGCCTGGACCAACGACCCCGAGGAGCAGGCGGTGTTCGTCCGCGACCTCGCCGCCGGCCAGACCTTCATCAACGGGATGGTCGCGTCGTTCCCGGCGCTCCCGTTCGGCGGCGTCAAGGCCTCCGGTCACGGGCGCGAGCTGGCCGCGCACGGCATCCGCGAGTTCACCAACATCAAGACGGTCTGGGTCGGCAAGTAG
- a CDS encoding amidohydrolase family protein: protein MTLDGHLLVDAHVHVPVLGSLAPAWLDWARDFGPDGILEDLWDADGVPRPDRLDTLFEEQGVDHALLFCEYSPKATGYQRFDDLLPIVEHNPVRFRPVANVNPHLHFPIGDEVRRQLDLGAAALKLHPVHGGFRCDDAMLYPAYQVLAERGVPLVVHCGTSTFPGSMNELADPAYLLPVVRDFPTLDVVLAHGGRGWWYDAAAFMALSNPTVWIELSGLPPKRLPEYYRNFDLARLARRWIFATDWPGVPGTAQNARAVAGLGLDEATVAAVLGGNATAVYSGLTADHSQEVEDD, encoded by the coding sequence ATGACCCTCGACGGCCACCTGCTCGTCGACGCGCACGTGCACGTGCCGGTGCTCGGCTCGCTGGCGCCCGCCTGGCTCGACTGGGCCCGCGACTTCGGGCCCGACGGCATCCTCGAGGACCTCTGGGACGCCGACGGCGTGCCCCGCCCGGACCGGCTCGACACGCTCTTCGAGGAGCAGGGCGTCGACCACGCGCTGTTGTTCTGCGAGTACTCCCCGAAGGCCACCGGCTACCAGCGCTTCGACGACCTGCTGCCGATCGTCGAGCACAACCCCGTGCGCTTCCGGCCGGTCGCCAACGTCAACCCGCACCTGCACTTCCCGATCGGCGACGAGGTACGGCGCCAGCTCGACCTCGGCGCGGCGGCGCTCAAGCTGCACCCGGTGCACGGCGGCTTCCGCTGCGACGACGCGATGCTCTACCCGGCCTACCAGGTGCTCGCCGAGCGCGGCGTCCCCCTGGTCGTGCACTGCGGCACCAGCACCTTCCCCGGCTCGATGAACGAGCTCGCCGACCCGGCGTACCTCCTGCCGGTGGTGCGGGACTTCCCGACCCTGGACGTGGTGCTCGCGCACGGCGGGCGCGGCTGGTGGTACGACGCGGCCGCGTTCATGGCGCTGTCCAACCCGACGGTCTGGATCGAGCTGTCCGGCCTGCCGCCCAAGCGGCTGCCGGAGTACTACCGCAACTTCGACCTGGCCCGGCTGGCCCGCAGGTGGATCTTCGCCACCGACTGGCCGGGCGTGCCGGGCACCGCGCAGAACGCCCGCGCGGTGGCCGGTCTCGGGCTGGACGAGGCGACCGTGGCCGCCGTCCTCGGGGGCAACGCCACCGCCGTCTACAGCGGCCTCACGGCCGACCACTCCCAGGAGGTTGAGGATGACTGA
- the glgX gene encoding glycogen debranching protein GlgX gives MQIWPGRPYPLGATYDGAGVNFALFSEVADTVELCLIDEDGAETRVEMVETDAFVHHAYLPGVQPGQRYGYRVHGPFDPENGHRCNPAKLLLDPYAKAVDGQMDGDESLFSYKFNKTKSFNDKDSLGHNMLSVVINPFFDWGSDRGPEHEYHETVIYEAHVKGLTMTHPDVPEEIRGTYAGLAHPAIIDHLKELGVTAIELMPVHQFVQDTTLVDQGLANYWGYNTIGFFAPHNAYSATGQRGQQVQEFKSMVKSLHEADIEVILDVVYNHTAEGNHLGPTLSFRGIDNAAYYRLVDEDKQHYYDTTGTGNTLLMKHPHVLQLIMDSLRYWVTEMHVDGFRFDLASSLARQFHEVDRLSAFFDLVQQDPVVSQVKLIAEPWDIGEGGYQVGNFPPLWTEWNGKYRDTVRDYWRGEPGSMGDFASRLSGSSDLYEHSGRKPIASVNFVTAHDGFTIRDLVSYNEKHNDANGEGNNDGESHNRSWNGGVEGPTDDEHVLALRARQQRNFLVTLMLSQGVPMLLHGDELGRTQQGNNNVYAQDNELSWMNWDLEDWQKELLAFSRRVVKLRNDHPVFRRRRFFAGEVTRAGDGVADLVWFTPGGTHMEPDDWSDDESKALMVFLNGDGIPEPGRRGEPVVDDSFLIAMNASDKAMPFTIPNEVYGEGWVVVLDTNDDAAGSVSFFDDAAPLLPGLEFEVADRSVVVLRKPRS, from the coding sequence ATGCAGATCTGGCCAGGACGCCCGTACCCGTTGGGTGCGACGTACGACGGGGCAGGAGTCAACTTCGCGCTCTTCAGCGAGGTCGCCGACACCGTCGAGCTCTGCCTGATCGACGAGGACGGGGCCGAGACCCGCGTGGAGATGGTCGAGACCGACGCGTTCGTGCACCACGCCTACCTGCCCGGCGTCCAGCCGGGGCAGCGCTACGGCTACCGGGTGCACGGGCCGTTCGATCCCGAGAACGGCCACCGCTGCAACCCGGCGAAGCTGCTGCTCGACCCCTACGCCAAGGCGGTGGACGGGCAGATGGACGGCGACGAGTCGCTGTTCTCCTACAAGTTCAACAAGACCAAGTCGTTCAACGACAAGGACAGCCTCGGGCACAACATGCTGTCGGTCGTCATCAACCCGTTCTTCGACTGGGGCAGCGACCGCGGTCCGGAGCACGAGTACCACGAGACCGTCATCTACGAGGCGCACGTCAAGGGCCTGACGATGACCCACCCGGACGTCCCCGAGGAGATCCGCGGGACGTACGCCGGTCTCGCGCACCCGGCGATCATCGACCACCTCAAGGAGCTCGGCGTCACCGCGATCGAGCTGATGCCGGTGCACCAGTTCGTCCAGGACACCACGCTGGTGGACCAGGGCCTCGCGAACTACTGGGGCTACAACACGATCGGCTTCTTCGCCCCGCACAACGCGTACTCCGCGACCGGCCAGCGCGGCCAGCAGGTCCAGGAGTTCAAGTCGATGGTCAAGTCGCTGCACGAGGCGGACATCGAGGTGATCCTCGACGTGGTCTACAACCACACCGCCGAGGGCAACCACCTCGGGCCGACGCTGTCCTTCCGCGGCATCGACAACGCGGCCTACTACCGCCTGGTCGACGAGGACAAGCAGCACTACTACGACACCACCGGCACCGGGAACACGCTGCTGATGAAGCACCCCCACGTGCTGCAGCTGATCATGGACTCGCTGCGCTACTGGGTCACCGAGATGCACGTGGACGGCTTCCGCTTCGACCTCGCGTCGTCGCTGGCCCGCCAGTTCCACGAGGTCGACCGGCTGTCGGCCTTCTTCGACCTCGTGCAGCAGGACCCGGTGGTCAGCCAGGTGAAGCTGATCGCGGAGCCCTGGGACATCGGCGAGGGCGGCTACCAGGTGGGCAACTTCCCGCCGCTGTGGACCGAGTGGAACGGGAAGTACCGCGACACCGTCCGCGACTACTGGCGCGGCGAGCCCGGCAGCATGGGGGACTTCGCCTCCCGGCTGTCCGGCTCCTCCGACCTCTACGAGCACTCCGGCCGCAAGCCGATCGCGTCGGTGAACTTCGTGACCGCGCACGACGGCTTCACGATCCGCGACCTGGTGTCCTACAACGAGAAGCACAACGACGCCAACGGCGAGGGCAACAACGACGGCGAGAGCCACAACCGCTCGTGGAACGGCGGTGTCGAGGGACCCACCGACGACGAGCACGTGCTGGCCCTCCGGGCCCGCCAGCAGCGCAACTTCCTGGTCACGCTGATGCTGTCCCAGGGCGTGCCGATGCTGCTGCACGGCGACGAGCTCGGCCGCACCCAGCAGGGCAACAACAACGTCTACGCGCAGGACAACGAGCTGTCGTGGATGAATTGGGACCTCGAGGACTGGCAGAAGGAGCTGCTCGCCTTCAGCCGGCGGGTGGTCAAGCTGCGCAACGACCACCCGGTGTTCCGGCGCCGGCGGTTCTTCGCCGGCGAGGTGACCCGTGCCGGCGACGGGGTCGCCGACCTGGTCTGGTTCACCCCGGGCGGCACCCACATGGAGCCCGACGACTGGAGCGACGACGAGTCCAAGGCGCTCATGGTGTTCCTCAACGGCGACGGCATCCCGGAGCCGGGGCGTCGCGGGGAGCCGGTCGTCGACGACTCGTTCCTGATCGCGATGAACGCCAGCGACAAGGCGATGCCGTTCACCATCCCCAACGAGGTGTACGGCGAGGGCTGGGTCGTGGTGCTCGACACCAACGACGACGCCGCGGGCAGCGTCTCGTTCTTCGACGACGCGGCGCCGCTGCTGCCGGGTCTGGAGTTCGAGGTGGCCGACCGGTCCGTCGTCGTGCTGCGCAAGCCCCGCTCGTAG
- a CDS encoding mycothiol transferase, which yields MGTANVLLADGFDRVRETVEQVVGGLDPDRLGYRPDRDANSVAWLVWHLTRVQDDHVADVAGSEQLWTVGGWVERFRLPYDVGATGYGHGPDEVGQLRTTAELLAGYQDAVHSATVDYVATLADEDYERVVDERWDPPVTLGVRLMSVLNDTTQHAGQAAYVRGLIDRRS from the coding sequence ATGGGAACTGCGAACGTGCTGCTCGCCGACGGGTTCGACCGGGTGCGGGAGACCGTGGAACAGGTCGTCGGCGGTCTCGACCCGGACCGGCTCGGCTACCGCCCCGACCGGGACGCGAACTCCGTCGCCTGGCTGGTCTGGCACCTCACCCGGGTCCAGGACGACCACGTCGCGGACGTCGCCGGCTCCGAGCAGCTGTGGACGGTCGGCGGCTGGGTCGAGCGCTTCCGGCTGCCGTACGACGTCGGGGCGACCGGCTACGGGCACGGCCCGGACGAGGTGGGGCAGCTGCGCACGACCGCCGAGCTGCTCGCCGGCTACCAGGACGCGGTGCACAGCGCGACCGTCGACTACGTCGCGACGCTGGCCGACGAGGACTACGAGCGGGTCGTCGACGAGCGCTGGGACCCGCCGGTCACGCTGGGCGTCCGGCTGATGAGCGTGCTCAACGACACCACCCAGCACGCCGGGCAGGCCGCCTACGTGCGCGGGCTGATCGACCGGCGGTCCTGA
- a CDS encoding NAD(P)/FAD-dependent oxidoreductase, translating into MPCQRAVAALGFTANLGPMRDWGVELRDNRHLVVDSAMRTNLPGVFAAGDITEYDGKVRLISVGFGEVATAVNNAAVHLDPDAPVFPGHSTDLPHDVPVPA; encoded by the coding sequence GTGCCGTGCCAGCGGGCCGTCGCGGCGCTGGGGTTCACCGCGAACCTCGGACCGATGCGCGACTGGGGTGTCGAGCTGCGCGACAACCGGCACCTCGTGGTCGACTCGGCCATGCGCACCAACCTGCCGGGCGTCTTCGCTGCCGGCGACATCACCGAGTACGACGGCAAGGTCCGGCTGATCTCCGTCGGCTTCGGCGAGGTCGCGACCGCCGTGAACAACGCCGCCGTGCACCTCGACCCCGACGCCCCGGTGTTCCCCGGGCACTCCACCGACCTGCCCCACGACGTACCCGTCCCCGCCTGA